The Mycolicibacterium mageritense genome contains a region encoding:
- a CDS encoding enoyl-CoA hydratase/isomerase family protein codes for MMAETLVIGESVSVDAEAAAGVLHVVLNRPRKRNAFDLDMVRSLTKAIDARPADTRVIVLSGGSFFCAGADISVYGRGDLGEIGELTRAAGVLVETIATVPVPVVAAVEGMALGGGFEVALAADLVVAGDTAEFGLPEASLGLIPGWGGTQRLTAQVGGRKAKQLIMFGQRLSAAEAHGLGLVNEVVAAGASRDRALELAAVLTGSSASALAATKDLVSGAERALAYSDERAVLMELFTSEDGVAGVAAFVQKRPADFRR; via the coding sequence ATGATGGCTGAGACGCTGGTGATCGGCGAGTCGGTGAGCGTCGATGCAGAGGCCGCGGCAGGCGTGTTACACGTCGTGCTGAACCGTCCGAGAAAACGCAACGCTTTCGATCTAGACATGGTGCGGTCGCTGACCAAGGCGATCGATGCGCGCCCGGCTGACACCCGGGTGATCGTGCTCAGCGGCGGCTCCTTTTTCTGTGCCGGAGCGGATATCTCGGTGTACGGGCGTGGCGATCTGGGTGAGATCGGCGAACTCACGCGCGCTGCGGGTGTTTTGGTCGAAACCATCGCCACAGTGCCAGTCCCGGTCGTTGCGGCGGTCGAAGGGATGGCCCTCGGAGGCGGATTCGAGGTCGCGCTGGCCGCCGACCTCGTGGTAGCGGGCGACACCGCCGAGTTCGGGCTTCCCGAGGCGTCCCTCGGACTGATCCCGGGCTGGGGTGGGACGCAGCGTTTGACGGCACAGGTGGGTGGCCGTAAAGCCAAGCAGCTCATCATGTTCGGGCAACGGCTTTCAGCGGCCGAAGCCCACGGACTCGGCCTGGTGAACGAGGTGGTTGCGGCGGGAGCCAGCCGGGACCGTGCACTCGAGTTGGCTGCGGTTCTGACCGGCTCGTCGGCCTCGGCGCTGGCCGCCACCAAGGATCTGGTGTCGGGTGCCGAGCGCGCGTTGGCCTACAGCGATGAACGTGCCGTGCTGATGGAGTTGTTCACCTCCGAGGACGGCGTGGCAGGGGTCGCGGCCTTTGTACAGAAGCGCCCCGCCGACTTCAGGCGCTGA
- a CDS encoding CaiB/BaiF CoA transferase family protein has product MSMLDGIRVVSFTHFLQGPSATQLLADLGAHVVKVEPPAGAFERSWSGPDAYLNGESVFFLLGNRNVSSLVVDLKDPEWVDVVLRLIDEADVLIESFRPGVMERLGLGWERLHHRNARLVYCSLSGYGSDGPYKDRPGQDVLLQSLSGIAAATGTADGPPTPVGASIVDQHGAVLGAFGILAALHGRERTGRGVRVESNLLSAALDLQIEPLSYFLNGYTGQRSSSGVSSPYYKAPYGVFATADGHLTLSLNALTVLAAVFEDDWFLGVGEDASYERREDVNERIAKHMGQRSTDEWSAVFAAARVWFAPVNTYADIIEDPQVQHNRSVIEIDHPTAGAVKLLGHPVLYDGQRPGVRSLPPGLGSSNCAVLAELGYDTKDIDRLQAKVGK; this is encoded by the coding sequence ATGTCCATGCTCGACGGGATTCGCGTCGTGAGTTTCACGCATTTCCTGCAAGGCCCGTCGGCCACGCAGTTGCTCGCCGATCTGGGTGCACACGTGGTGAAGGTCGAGCCACCGGCGGGTGCGTTCGAGCGATCGTGGTCAGGCCCCGACGCCTATCTCAACGGGGAGAGTGTCTTCTTCCTGCTGGGCAACCGGAACGTCAGCAGCCTCGTGGTGGATCTCAAGGATCCGGAGTGGGTGGACGTCGTACTCCGCCTTATCGACGAGGCGGACGTACTGATCGAGAGTTTCCGGCCCGGCGTGATGGAGCGGCTCGGCCTGGGGTGGGAGCGGCTGCACCACCGCAATGCCCGGTTGGTGTACTGCTCGCTGTCGGGTTACGGCAGCGACGGACCGTACAAGGACCGGCCGGGGCAGGACGTGCTACTGCAGTCCCTGTCGGGAATTGCTGCAGCGACCGGTACGGCCGATGGCCCGCCGACGCCGGTCGGCGCTTCGATTGTCGACCAGCATGGCGCGGTGTTGGGAGCGTTCGGGATTCTGGCGGCCTTGCATGGGCGCGAACGCACCGGACGTGGCGTCCGGGTGGAGAGCAATCTGCTCAGTGCCGCACTCGATCTCCAGATCGAACCGCTGTCGTACTTCTTGAACGGGTACACCGGTCAGCGCAGCAGCAGCGGCGTGTCGTCACCGTATTACAAAGCGCCATATGGTGTTTTCGCCACCGCGGACGGTCATCTCACGCTTTCACTCAATGCGCTGACGGTGCTGGCTGCCGTCTTCGAGGACGACTGGTTCCTCGGTGTCGGTGAAGACGCTTCTTACGAAAGGCGTGAAGACGTCAATGAGCGGATTGCCAAGCACATGGGGCAACGCAGCACTGACGAATGGAGTGCGGTGTTCGCGGCAGCCAGAGTCTGGTTCGCGCCGGTGAACACCTACGCCGACATCATCGAGGATCCGCAAGTGCAGCACAACAGGTCGGTGATCGAGATCGACCATCCGACGGCGGGCGCCGTCAAACTCCTCGGGCACCCGGTGCTCTACGACGGGCAGCGCCCGGGGGTGCGCAGCCTGCCACCCGGGCTGGGCAGCTCCAACTGCGCTGTTCTTGCTGAATTGGGCTACGACACAAAAGATATCGATCGACTTCAAGCAAAGGTGGGTAAATGA